In the Telopea speciosissima isolate NSW1024214 ecotype Mountain lineage chromosome 6, Tspe_v1, whole genome shotgun sequence genome, AGATGCCAAAGTTAATTCAACCATTTAATTCGTATTGCCATGTTGGAAAATGCATTTTAGTTGTGAAACTTACCAGATGGATATATAGCAATGACAATATCTTCACAGTGGTTGACAGGTGGGCCATTGCCTCCTAATGGTTGAGACATATGTACCTAAGTTCCAATTCTGCACCCTGCCCCACCCCAAGTACTATCCTAATGTTTACATGTCTTAGTTATGCAAAACTTCAGATTTTATAaggcaaaagaaagaaatatatatatatatatatatatattttcaatatTGACTATACAAGTATGTGCAAGGTTGTCAAGGCAgtgcctaggtgtccaggcggTTTGTTTTGGGTCGCCTTGGTTGGTGTCGCCTTAAGTTTTTCCACCCCTCgaccgccttgacaactatgatatggTGTATGAGTCTGTCCATTTGGGTGATGATATAAACACAAGGTCCATAGCTAAAATGTTATAACTTTGCAATAGCCACTATCTATGgttattttcttggatttgggaaaATAAAACAATGTTCTATAGTTTCATCACAAACAATACGgatcaatgaaaaaaaaattaatcatgATTCACATAGATAAGTACCATCTTTATTATATAATagaatataatattttatatggagTATGCCAAGTCATGATGGCAAAAAGTCGAGACAAAAAAGAGACCACTGCCCCTCCTCACCTATCTGTTTTAGGGTCTTGTACAATTAAGTTTAAAGTATTGGCATCGGGTATtgtatcggaagggtgatttaAAGAGATGTCGTATTGTATCAGAGAGACACaagatacgcatggaaatggtcaataAACATATAAAAATGCTTAGGATACAGGCAAAATACAGTTTTAAAGCACAAAACAATATAATTAAGTAatatataagatatattatGTATAAAAACGAGAACAAAGTATgacgagacaagtgcattcaagtgcattcaattgattatgtataaaggataaggtttcttacatgtactaataccaaaaaagatgtcattttcagtttgggggagatttagggtttagatgcaCGCATCGTTGGCAAAAAAAACTACTTTAATGCAATTATTCAGGTTGTTTTCCACAAATATAGTGATCCATTGCAAAATCAACactaaaaatcaatatttgagcAAAAAATCTAAGTTTGGATAGATAAATGTTCTTGTGAAAATTTGGCTTCGATCCCCAATTGCAAGTTTTTGAATCCCtaaatgatgatgaaatcaacactaTGCTTTTGCCAATagaagaaaggaatcaagttgactttgcaaaaaaaaaaaaaaaaaaaattgattagaaTGCTTTACAGGAGCTCTCGGTAAGAGCTTGTAGTCATGAATCGTGTTCTTTAGTTTATAAGAGATGTATCAAGTGAATTGATAGGTAACGACCATGTATTGACCATATCAGGTCATGTATCGACCCGATACAGTCAATACATTTtttaggtatcgtatcggtaccaTACTGTATTGGTACCTAAAGATACAATATGTATTGTTTAGTATCGGCAGATACGGTAAGATACGTAACCTTGGGTACAAGCCCAAACTTCTTCATGGACTGCCCTGTGAACACCAACTGCCAGGAAGGGCAATCAGAGTGGATTCTTCATTCTTGTTCCTAAAAGAATGAAGTACAGAAGTagtgaaattttattttgtcatgGAAACCTCTATACCAGTCAAATGGAAAATGAATtgataaacttaaaaaaatttgcCAGTGATCCAAAGTTATTTTAGTTGAAGCAGTGTGAATAACTGGATatgaaaattttagaaaatttataGTTCTTGAACTCTCAATCATGGTAAAAATTTTGAGCTTGAAAGTATTTTGCTTGCATGCCAATTTGTGCAGTTAGCCTGAGCCGGCATGATTCATCCGTATCTGTGCATAGTGCCACAACATTCATTGCACTTCCTTCTACAGTTAGGTCTGTGTCTATGAGAGATATGGGTACAGAAATGACTCCTATCGCTAGCCAAGAACCTTCCAGGACTGGAACACCTGTGAGAGCAACAACGCCAATGCGCAGCCCATCTTCTTCTCGGCCCTCAACTCCTGGCCGAGCTGCACCTGCTTCATCTCCTGTTGAGACAGTTGATTGCCCTCTAGATCTTAACAAAGAAGAGTTGTCAGAGAAGGAATTACAAATGAAAACTAGGAGAGAAATAATGCTTCTTGGAACTCAGCTTGGTAAGACAAATATTGCTGCTTGGGCAAGCAAGGACGACGAGGATAAGGATGCATCTACTTCACTTAAGACTGTACCCGTGGATCAACAAGCCAAAAGTATCATTGAGACCCGTGCGGCTGCCTGGGAGGAAGCAGAGAAAGCCAAGTATATGGCCAGGTTAAATTACTtgatccaaattccaaaaagtTGGCTGTTGTTTTCTTGCAAGAATCGCAGTTTGATTCTTCAATTAGCTGGAACTGTCAGTTCATGACAAGTTTCTCTCACTAAGTCAAAAGGGTTATTACCAATAAGCATGCCTCCTTTTTAATTATTTCCTCCTAGTATGTGCTTTCAGTCTATCAGATGAGGAGTTATGGTGAAAGTTTTCAGGTACAAACGTGAAGAGATCAAAATCCAAGCATGGGAAAATCACCAAAAAGCAAAGACAGAGGCCGAGATGAGGAAAATTGAGGTATTTTCTGTTACTTAAAACTGCTTTAAGCTACCCAGTTGACAGTTAATGCTTACAATGGTGAGTTTAGTTTAGTGCTTTTGAATAATATCCCAAAATTTCTCCTTTTGAGAATCTTTATATGGAATCATCATGCATCATTTCTATTGAATTCTGTGCACTTTGTATGGACCATTTTTTTAACTCTCATCCTAGAAAGTTAATTCGGTCTCTGGTGAAGATCCTTTCCCCAGTGGTCGGAGTTTTAACTTCTTTATGATGATGTATACTGTTCAAAATTTGGTGAAGCAAGATGGTTCGAGTTGATCATTTGATCATGGGTGCCTAAAATTTAACGTTATTTGGTATAGAAAAAAGTATTAATTGACCAATAGTCCTGAATTAGTTACATAATCAGAACGACTATAGCAAGAAAATTTGGAGTAGGGGCTGCCTCTCAGTAGGTGGAGTTTAACTTCTTTATGATGTTGTATGTTCAAAGTTTGGTGAACATAAAATGGTCCATTTTATCATAGGTCCTAACAtttgatgttttattttggtgtaGAAAGGTTAAAGATAATAATAATTGATTCCTAGTCCTAGATTAGTTAAATAATCTAAGTGATCGGCTAGGAAATCTGGAATATGGGGCTGAATGCATGCATCTCAAATTTCCCCTAGAAACTTaggaagagaaaattttatCATGGAAAAGGTTCCATGACATGGCAAGGCTTATCTCTTGACTGACCAATTCTAGTAAACCAAACACGTTAAAGTTCACCTTGACCCAAAGATCTATGGAAAGCTTTCTGAGTTTCTGTTCCTCCTGTGGTATTTGAAAGGTATTCCAATTATACTCTTATTGGGTATATAGAGGTGGAAGCCAAGAGAATTCCCCACCTTTAGAACCCTACTGAACACTCTCTTATCCAAACTGCTCAGGGACTGCTAAACAAATTTGTCTCCAATCTTCTATACATGGTTCTCTCCCCTTGTTGTGTCCCCATCCTTAAAAATGAAGACATCAGTGGAGAGATCAAATAACATACATGAGAAAATCATCATCAAACTCTTGTACCTCTACTTGCAATTTTctaaatggaaagaaaaaatttcCCCGATAAGAGTTCATGAGAGAGTTCAAGGAAAGATGGCTGCCAAGTCGGCTGCTCTCTGTATCTCAATCAGGCATCTCTCAAGCCGTAGTTTGGGCTGTGATTCTAAAGGGGTGTACAGGACTACAGGGTATCAGTCCCTGGCATCTGATCTTTGTCTTTCAGCGACCACACCGCTTCTGTTCAGTTTCTGACTAGAAGCTATGCTTAGGGCAGAAATGTTTCAGACCTCAAGCCTTGGCACAGTACAAAGATTGAATACAGCTGAGTCATAGTTGTCCTAGTTTGCTTACTAAGATGCTCCTCCTGCTTTCGGAATAATTCTCCTCACTCTGTGTTACAACATCAAATGAAGAGATTACACTATGGACTCTGGTCTCGCTTTGCCTTATTTCAGTTGTGTTACCACCCAAAGAGGGGAGGCAAATGATGTGAACCAGTACATTCCAACCATGGGCGGTGAGTCTCATTGAAAACCAATCGTTCTTCTCACTTGGGTTGGTGTCAAGTGTCTGGTTTCGAGAATGCAAATAAATCATGCCCATTGCTGAGTGATTCTCTCCCTGCGGTCAAGCTGCTTGTAGACCACTCTCTCCCAGTGGTCGAGCTGATCGTAGAGAAGCCTAAATGAGTAAGGCTGGCTTGAAACCCTCCGCTTTTATAAATGAGGCATGACAGCTAGCTCACCTTAcatgtagggctgtaaatgaGTAGATGGATCTGTATTCATATCTTTTTAAATATTCAAGTATAAAATCGGATATTTGATATCCTGTTAAacataaaagaagagaaaataacaaATTCATGCTTCTGTCATCTCAACCTATGATACCATTTTTTTCACTAAAAAGTACACACATACATAATTCCTATAAATTATATATTCTCTGCATTTAtagattttattatttctaCGAATTAAACATATTGGATACATCCATGTCCTAAATAATCGCATCAGATACAAATCGGTTCCGGATAATATCTGGCCCATTAAGCCCTACCTACATGTCCATAGCCctgttttttaaaaagaaataaaagacaaaaaggagaagaacaatTCTTCCACACTCAGTTGCGCCAAAGAAATCTCCATTTCTAAAACAAGAAACCAATACTCTGAACACTTACGTTGCCATTAACTGTCTGCTTGAACTAACGCCAACCAGCGATGATCACATCATTACCGTCTCTCCTGTACTCCTTCTATTGTGGTTTCTTGAGATCTTCAGTTTTTTGGTTGTCTTCTCCTTTTTCTGCAACTAATCACGGAGggttcctccttctcctttttctatttGTCTCATTGaccaaaacaatttcatcaacaaaaagtatacaccaaggaacctcatcttaattgtctctagttaaatcatccatgataagcgcaaataattaagggcttaaagttgatccttgatatAACTCAATTGTAattaggaattcactaccttgtccccccccctccacatagttcttacacttgtcaccacaccatcataaatatctttaattatgcccacatatttacttgaaacacttctcttctatagtccttgccagattaactctctagggactctatcataggctttttgtaggttaataaagaccatatggagatccttcttgcaaacTCTAAATCTTTCCGTAAGTCTCTTAATTAGGTAACTGGCTTACATCTtggatcttcctagcataaaaccaaattggttctccgtaatagtagtttcttgtctcaagtgggtttcaataaccctctcccataatttcatagtataacttattagttttatgcctctatagttattgcagttctgaatatcacctttatttttgtaaatcggaaccacgatgtttctcctccattcatcttaCATTTTCCTTtcgctcataatcttattaaatagcttggttagccaagataaaccacaaattcTTAAGCTCTTcaacacttctattgggatctcatctgggcctgctgtcttgcctactttcatcctccttaaagcttcttttacttcataCACTCTAATTCTTGGTATATATCTATGACATGTGGTGTTTTTATTTCGTAGGTTGCAGAAAtaaccttcccatctcttcttaatGTCCTCACCCCCTTATTATtactttatcatcttcacttttaatacatctaacaagGTCGAGGTCTCTACACTTCCTTTCCCTCACTTTAGCCATCATATAAACagctttttctccttcctttgtgctcagGTTGTTATAATGATCTttatatttcttcgcccttgcttttcctacaatcttcttagcttcatttctggcaaatttatacctttgtagATCTTCTACTTCCTTAattccttagtcctttgtcATGTCTTAAAGCTAACTTTCTTAGTCTTAGTGGTTGTTttaacctcatcatcccaccaccaagtctctctataggaatgatgttttcctttcgattcacctaggacatctttagcaaccttctaaATACAAGTAGTCGTCTCATTCCACATtgtattagtgtctccctcaaactcccactttccttgtttgaccacttcatTAGTAAATGATTGCAAagtatctccttttaagctcccccaccttatcctagggcaaataagcTCACATTTCTTACGATTCTGTGTGgtgaggcacatatccatgaccactaatctatattgtatggttaggctctcccctggTATAACTTTACAGTTCTTACATACCAATCTATcggaccttctagttaggaataaatctatttggctactatgatgtccacttttgaaggtaactaaatgctcccctctcttttcaaagtaagtattacaataaataaatcataaGCCGCATCAAAAATCTAAAATTGAGATCCCCTCCTCATTTCTCTCTCTAAAACCATGTCttccatgtacaccttcatagcctctacaatCTTTCCCAACATGGCCgttcagatcaccccctataataatcttttctcctcgACGAAAACCAGCACTAATCCAttcatgtgttcccaaaatcgtaacttactactttcatctaATCCTACTGGAGGTGCGCAAgtgctaattatattgacaacctctttctccaacaccagcttgatggatataatcctatctccgaatcttttaacatccaccagatcattctttaatatttatccactactatgcccactccaTTTCTATTACTTTTTTCCCTTgtataccaaagtttgaagtcatccaactccttagcgtttttacccttccatctagtctcttgaatacaagTTATgctaacccttcttctcctcataacatctataaattctagactcttacctattaaagatccaatgttccaagatgcttGTCTAATCCGACGcttttggactagcttctttaccCGCATTCGTCCATGGTGCAAGAACCCTTGCCTACCTATCACTGCATCCGGGTGCCGACGCGGTACGTCTCTTAGAGGGGAATGCCCTAGCTAACCTTTGCTCCCGTTTCACTGCACCCGGCTCATAGTGTAGCGCATCGCTTATTCTATCGGGGAACGCCCTAACATAACGTCTATAGTATAAGGTTGTAAAATCCATGTAAAAGGGTTTGGCTTGGGTTTTTATCTGGTGCCGGCTGCTGACCTAACACAGCAACACTCCTTTATCCGGGCTTGGGACTGGCAGCAAACAGTGGTGGAGTTGATAGGAATTAGGATAGATATGATATATTAGAATAGGAGGGTGGATATGTTTGGTATAATGTAATAGTTGAGGGGTAGTTTTTAGTATTATTGAAATTAGGACACAGTTGCTATTCATCTCCGACTCTTTCTTTTATACTGATTAACCATTCAAGTGGGCACCAGTTTACCAGAAAGAGACATTGAAAATGGATAAGTTTACCTGGATCACCATTTTCTGGTGGTTCTGGTTCAGCCTGGTGTAGGAACTTGTGTGACCATAATGATGCTCTTTGTTATCATACAATGAAGGCAGTCTACTCTTGTAGGTAGCTTTCATAAGAATAGGTGGTAGAGAATAGATAGAACAAATTCAGAATAACCTTTTCTCAGACAATAAATAAACAGTGTggtcttttaaaaaaaataaacctcccccccaaaaaaaaataaataaataaaaataaaaataaaaattcaaaccaACCCCTACCCACCACCCCCTCCGTGCCccagaaaatggaaaaacaaggTTTGGCTGAGTTTGCTTACGGGCTGAGACTTTCAACCTTCAAGTTCTGTAGAGCTACATTTTTGCCATTGCTTATCAACAGAATTAATCTAGGGCTGTCTGTAGTTTCTGAACTTATGCATCATTTCACACTAAAACGCTTGTTCATAATTTTTTCAGGTTGAGGTGGAAAAGATGAGGGGTCGAGCACATGATAGATTGATGAACAAGCTTGCAGCAGCAAGGCATAAAGCTGAAGAGAAGCGAGCAGAAGCCGAAGCCAAGAGAAATCAACAAGCTTCAAAAACTGAGCAGCAAGCAGAGTATGTCAGGAGAACTGGCCGCATACCTTCCTCTTTTTCCTGCTGGAATTGGTGCACTTGAATTCCTATTCTTATTCCTTGGAGCAGCCTTGGCCATTTCACCAAGGTAtatgtgccccccccccctcttttgtaTGTGGTATTTTAACATGCATATAAGCATCATAGTTATAAATAAGTTGTCTCGGATGTTTGTTGAAAATGGTCTTCATAAATTGGTTACAAAATCTAGGTTTTATACTTGGTTTGGGGAATACCTACACTTGAAATCCTGCCAGAAGCATGAGTTACTGAGAATGGGGAGTTAATCAAGCCAGATGGAGTTGACTAGTGCAAAAACTAATCATAACCCAATTCATATCTACGTTGAGATTAGCTACTAGGATGTGGGAATTGGTAGGGTGATTGTAAGGTTAAATTTTGGATGTTCTCAGGGATGGTGTATGGGTTGCAAGAGTGGCCAAGTAATTCTGTTGAATGAAACCAGCAAACAGGATAGGATGGAAGGGAAGTGGGGGAGGACATGAAATGCATTTTCCTATCTCGAAGAGCTATCCAAACATTTAGACGGCGTCCCAACAATTGACATCCAGAATTTGTAGTGTCATTTGGCATTCAGGATAGTGCTGGGACATCAGGGCATCTTGAATGGCATTCAGGATAGTGCCCCAAAATTCCATTGTAACACCAGCTGGTGTAACTTCAAATTTGTGGAAATTCACATAGCCCATGTTTGGTCCTCTTCGGAGAGTGCTTCTTGGGGTTGAGCTTCTGAAAacattttgaaaagaaaattcattagGTGGATGACTACCTTAATGTGCCATGGAGGATAGATGTGAGCATTTTTTTAGGGGCTCATTTTCTGCATTTGTTGACTCAATTAGGCTCTCTACTCATGGGAACTTTCAGCCCAATAACACACTGCTGCCTCTGGAAAGATAAAACTTTGGTAGAATGATGAAAATTTCAATAATTTTGAGAAGTGAGAGGGTTGGGTAAGCTGCCAGTTCCAGGTAAGCTTGCGGTTGTACCCAGTGGGGAGGGTAAGGAGGTCATTTCCATAGGGGTGGGAGAGACAGACACAAGCTGTTGAAAATTGAACAGACAGACACAGGCTGTTGAAAAATAAACCGATTCACTATTTGTTTGGCTTTGGGCTGGGCTTTCACAAAATCGGAAGAAACTGAACCGGACCTACCGAATTGAAATGGGAAAAACCAGaaattttgataaaataaaataaaatttccattattttttacGTATATGTATGGAAAACAGAAACCAAACTGGTAAAAACCCAATAAGAGCTTGTTAAGCCAGCCCAATAAAAGgctgaaccaaaaccaaatttgGGTTTAGCAGGTCAACTTCGGGTTAGCCCACTACCGTACTGAAACTGATTTAAGGCCGGATCAAACCGATTGATTGACACCCTAATCCCTAGTGTGCTTTCCAGAGTCAGAATCCCAAGGCAGGGATGGACCATAGAGATCAGTGGAATTTAGCTCATCCCCAGGGAGCTCAGCATGctcagggtgctgccagccgttgggctgtgtctcacacatccctaggcatgtgccgagatgtgtgcggcacagctcaaccgctggatgtcCCCTGCCAGCACCCTGGGCActaggctccctggagacgatcctaatCCAGAAGAGTGTGTGGCCGGATACTCCTGCAACTTGCTAACCTAACCTTACCTGCCATAGATATAACATTTTTGTCCTTCAAATGGAATCATGATCAAAAGATTTCATAAGTTCAGAAGTATCAAAAGCAATGCAAAAAGATCCCGTGGGCATCCCTGGGCACGCCCCTGTGCATTAATTTTCCCAATAGGATTTTGATTACAACTACCTAgagggtggggaggggggacGAAAGGGATGCCTTTAGGCACAAGATGGAAGACGAGAGTCGAACCTGGGAGCTTACACTCTATTGGCAAGACACCGACCAACTGAACAGGTAGTTGTCTAAAAGTCATGTTCTTAATATTCCGATAGTTCTAGTTTTTATCTCCATGCTACTTGGAGGATGCTCCAGAATCTTTTCAATTGCTCGTTGAGAATTATGATCTTTGGCTTTGGAACTCAATCATTTCTTTTATCTGAAAAGAACTTCCGGATTAATAGGAAGGAAGGTTGATTCTATGAAACCCCAATGAATAAATTTGGCTACCTATCTCAATTCTTAACCACGTGGgtttttttccttaattaatTGTTTTAGGTAAGttgttgatttttctttctagaaGACTCAAATTTCTTTTAAACTTCCGTGACACATAAATTGGGGATGAGGA is a window encoding:
- the LOC122666113 gene encoding uncharacterized protein LOC122666113 isoform X2, whose amino-acid sequence is MLLGIEKKRNEVEELESTCSLRSTVSEMDDRGIGTSENCKDVDVLPDCTTSTTTADTLASDTASDRRLKEHSLPNSRIRFQDDGSLDYDSGHESASVSSSTFEFQRAERASHRVPFAPFSKPAPSKWDDAQKWIASPTSNRPKSGTSQLPGGQPVGSRKTGLLGYGSRSSAAKVVLEVPDEKIVAFDNVDTKCVDPSESKKEVGAQKVVSWMPDTNPAAESYSKPAFIVESSVSDSAISLSRHDSSVSVHSATTFIALPSTVRSVSMRDMGTEMTPIASQEPSRTGTPVRATTPMRSPSSSRPSTPGRAAPASSPVETVDCPLDLNKEELSEKELQMKTRREIMLLGTQLGKTNIAAWASKDDEDKDASTSLKTVPVDQQAKSIIETRAAAWEEAEKAKYMARYKREEIKIQAWENHQKAKTEAEMRKIEVEVEKMRGRAHDRLMNKLAAARHKAEEKRAEAEAKRNQQASKTEQQAEYVRRTGRIPSSFSCWNWCT